A portion of the Chitinophagales bacterium genome contains these proteins:
- a CDS encoding TonB-dependent receptor, protein MIKPFLIFSILTILFYGSVKAQSASFHRDTLKTGVITGKVVDAKTGLPLELATLFLQHIRDSSLVTGSSTNDKGNFMMDHLSPGVYRIKITYIGYQNKFIDTIRLSSDRPQVILKLIKLEPVTNTLAEVQVTAGDIYRNGIEKKTYDVGKDISSSTGTAAEVLQNIPSVTVDVDGKVSLRGNENVNIMVDGKPSSLTLTGDQSILQQLPASAIESIEVMTNPNAKYDPEGTAGIINIVLKKNKLMGFSGLVSLNAGTGDKYNGTVNIGYRTKKWNLFLNYSARIDHSGSHNDWTKENFLSDSLPFFMEHSHSTNKNQSQLVKTGISFLPDLRNTFTATITPEWDRNKSDAVATDFQSDAENILRLLTYVYTKDTIKGSGIDYSLDYRRTFSNPNQILSSTITYNNSKRNQESANQWQPYNTDFTSSAALPYFYTDPFGNNSNIWNWQADYAQPFSNKTKLETGIKTTIRKIETSSSYSYLDTVNNEWISNPARENDFRFNENTYAAYGIYSFGLSKYLFQMGLRLEQTNTKGHQEANDASFTHNYFSFFPSVNVTRRFNDKVSTQLSYSRRINRPMLMQLNPLVDYSDLFNITKGNPELRPEYIHSLELSYNQFFSSSSFTPSLYLHYTQDAINRFISVDSNNVNTVTFQNYKYNLDYGAELTGNWATYNWWNLVATFNCFRSIRNAENLGQGLVNKNISYSAKIISNMNFMKQLNVQLTAFYNGTGVTVQGTRRPVFSSDLSTRVTVMKGRGAITARLSDIFNTREFRITVDQPYFSQEITRKRESRILFFGFSYRFGNNDKQNERSKRGDNNIGDLPQENDVY, encoded by the coding sequence ATGATAAAGCCCTTTTTGATTTTTTCTATCCTTACCATTTTATTTTATGGTTCTGTAAAAGCCCAGTCAGCTTCCTTTCATCGTGATACTTTAAAGACTGGCGTTATAACCGGAAAAGTAGTGGATGCAAAAACCGGCTTGCCGCTGGAACTTGCCACTTTATTTCTTCAGCATATCCGCGACTCCTCATTAGTAACCGGCAGCAGCACCAATGATAAAGGTAATTTTATGATGGATCACCTTTCACCAGGAGTATACCGGATCAAGATAACCTATATAGGATACCAGAATAAATTCATCGATACCATACGCCTTTCTTCAGACAGACCGCAGGTTATTTTAAAGCTGATCAAGCTGGAGCCTGTAACAAACACTTTGGCAGAAGTACAGGTAACAGCGGGTGACATTTACCGAAACGGCATTGAGAAGAAAACATATGATGTGGGTAAGGATATTTCATCTTCCACCGGCACCGCCGCGGAAGTGCTTCAAAACATTCCATCGGTTACAGTGGATGTAGATGGAAAAGTGAGCCTGCGTGGCAATGAAAATGTGAACATCATGGTTGATGGAAAGCCTTCTAGCCTTACATTAACTGGTGATCAATCCATTCTGCAGCAACTGCCTGCAAGTGCTATTGAGAGCATTGAAGTGATGACGAATCCAAATGCAAAATATGACCCCGAAGGAACTGCAGGAATTATCAATATTGTTTTGAAAAAAAATAAGCTGATGGGATTCAGCGGCCTGGTTTCTTTAAATGCAGGAACAGGAGATAAATATAATGGAACAGTCAACATTGGCTACAGGACAAAAAAATGGAACTTGTTTTTGAATTACAGTGCACGAATTGATCATTCCGGTTCTCATAATGACTGGACAAAAGAAAATTTTTTAAGTGACTCTTTGCCGTTTTTTATGGAACACAGTCATTCTACCAATAAAAATCAATCCCAGCTGGTAAAGACCGGAATTTCTTTTTTGCCTGACCTTCGAAATACCTTTACTGCAACCATAACACCGGAATGGGATCGGAATAAGTCAGATGCGGTTGCCACAGACTTTCAGTCGGACGCAGAAAACATACTGCGGCTTTTGACTTACGTCTATACAAAGGACACTATTAAGGGTTCAGGAATAGATTATTCTTTAGATTATCGCAGAACATTTTCCAACCCAAACCAAATTCTTTCATCTACTATTACCTATAACAATTCCAAACGAAATCAGGAATCAGCAAATCAGTGGCAACCGTATAATACCGATTTTACGTCCTCCGCTGCATTGCCTTATTTTTATACTGATCCTTTCGGCAATAACTCTAATATCTGGAACTGGCAAGCGGATTATGCACAACCCTTCTCCAATAAAACTAAATTAGAAACAGGAATAAAAACCACCATAAGAAAAATCGAGACCAGCTCTTCCTATTCTTATCTTGATACCGTTAACAACGAATGGATTTCAAATCCGGCACGTGAAAATGATTTTCGCTTCAATGAAAACACTTACGCTGCCTACGGAATTTATTCTTTTGGATTAAGTAAATATCTTTTTCAAATGGGATTACGTTTAGAGCAAACAAATACAAAAGGCCATCAGGAAGCAAATGACGCAAGCTTCACCCATAACTACTTTAGCTTCTTTCCAAGTGTCAATGTAACCCGAAGATTTAATGATAAGGTTTCAACACAGCTATCTTACAGCCGCCGTATCAATCGTCCGATGCTGATGCAGCTAAATCCTTTGGTAGATTACAGTGATCTCTTCAACATTACAAAAGGCAATCCTGAGCTCAGACCTGAATACATACATTCTTTAGAGCTTTCATACAACCAATTCTTCTCTTCCAGTTCCTTTACGCCTTCGCTCTATCTTCACTATACCCAGGATGCGATCAATCGCTTTATCAGTGTTGATTCAAATAATGTAAACACCGTAACCTTTCAGAATTATAAGTACAACCTTGACTACGGAGCAGAGCTTACCGGAAACTGGGCAACCTATAACTGGTGGAACCTCGTAGCCACTTTTAATTGCTTCCGTTCCATCCGAAATGCAGAAAACCTTGGCCAGGGTCTTGTCAATAAAAATATCAGCTATTCTGCAAAAATTATATCGAACATGAATTTCATGAAACAGTTAAATGTCCAGCTTACTGCATTTTATAATGGCACAGGTGTTACTGTTCAGGGCACCAGAAGACCTGTCTTTTCCAGTGATCTCTCGACCAGGGTAACGGTTATGAAAGGAAGAGGCGCAATTACGGCACGGCTTTCTGATATTTTCAATACGCGTGAATTCAGGATTACTGTAGATCAGCCCTATTTTTCTCAGGAAATTACGCGCAAGCGGGAATCCCGTATTTTATTTTTTGGATTCAGCTATAGGTTTGGAAATAATGATAAACAAAATGAAAGATCGAAACGAGGCGATAACAACATTGGAGATTTACCCCAGGAAAATGACGTCTACTGA
- a CDS encoding type II toxin-antitoxin system PemK/MazF family toxin, which yields MAKGDIVLITFPFTDLSGSKMRPAAVLFDTSLDLTVCFITTQIGWQEPTDVLLTPSSSNGLRKQSLIRTSKIATLDRTLARGLLGILTQTDLGDLNNKLKILFQLS from the coding sequence GTGGCTAAAGGTGACATTGTACTTATTACTTTCCCATTTACTGACCTAAGTGGCAGCAAGATGCGACCAGCTGCCGTTCTTTTCGACACCAGTCTCGACCTTACTGTTTGCTTTATTACAACACAGATTGGGTGGCAAGAACCGACAGACGTTTTGCTTACGCCAAGCAGCAGTAATGGACTTAGAAAACAATCACTCATACGAACAAGTAAAATTGCAACGTTAGACCGCACATTAGCCAGGGGACTTTTAGGCATCTTAACGCAAACAGATCTAGGAGACTTAAATAACAAATTAAAAATTTTGTTCCAATTATCTTGA
- a CDS encoding dihydrofolate reductase: protein MATLFPVISNRQAVLKQEESLPFSNTKDFPVFTEQFADLRVLRYQVPGFDQLSLKQKTLCYYLYEAALSGRDIFYDQLYKDNLMVRKTLEAIINSGKADTTSGDWTKFMIYTKRVWFSNGIHHHYSSNKFIPECSEVWFKEQLKKCDKSLLPVIIGQSADDFIKNIVSIIFDPKVAPKRTNLDPNSDFVQTSAVNFYEDVTQKEASDFYSKMAANKSPEPPSFGLNTKLLKESNEFQEKQWKEGGMYSPAIEKIIYWLKKAEPFAESEHQKKVIDLLIQFYQSGDLKKFDEYSIEWAKDTSVVDFVNGFIEVYHDPLGYKGSWESYVSIKDLEATKRIKAIGDQAQWFEDHSSIMPQHKKKNVKGISAKVINVLVEGGDLAPVTAIGINLPNAEWIREEYGSKSVSIDNITKAYSEDGKASGVLEEFYYSDTIKDRLTKYGALADNLHTDMHEVIGHGSGQINSGVGSFNETLKNYSNTLEEARADLVALYYIMDPKLIEIGVMPSLEVGKAEYDRQINNGLMIQLTRLPEHENQVEEAHMRNRQMIAQWVYQYGQPENVISKVMKNGKTYFVINDYSKLRDLYGQLLREVQRIKSEGDYNAGSALVENYGVKVDPALHKEVLDRYTKLGIAPYRGFIQPKLVPVMNGNSVSDVKIEYPMNFTQQMLEYGKEYSFLPVVN from the coding sequence ATGGCAACTCTTTTCCCTGTGATCAGCAATCGTCAAGCGGTTTTAAAACAAGAAGAATCATTGCCTTTTTCAAATACCAAAGACTTCCCTGTTTTTACGGAGCAATTTGCAGACCTGCGCGTATTGCGATACCAGGTTCCAGGCTTTGACCAGCTATCGTTAAAACAAAAAACCCTTTGCTATTATTTATATGAAGCGGCACTTTCCGGCCGTGATATCTTTTATGATCAGCTGTATAAAGATAATTTAATGGTGCGCAAGACTCTGGAAGCCATTATCAATTCCGGAAAAGCCGATACTACTTCAGGTGATTGGACAAAGTTTATGATTTATACCAAGCGGGTCTGGTTTTCCAATGGAATCCATCATCACTATTCCAGCAATAAATTTATTCCCGAATGCAGCGAAGTGTGGTTTAAAGAACAGCTGAAAAAATGTGATAAATCATTGTTACCTGTAATAATAGGACAGTCTGCAGACGATTTTATAAAAAATATTGTTTCAATAATTTTTGATCCTAAGGTAGCTCCTAAAAGAACCAACCTCGATCCAAACAGTGATTTTGTACAGACGAGTGCTGTCAACTTTTATGAAGATGTAACTCAGAAAGAAGCTTCAGATTTTTATTCGAAGATGGCGGCAAATAAATCGCCGGAGCCGCCTTCATTCGGATTAAATACCAAGTTGCTGAAGGAAAGTAACGAGTTCCAGGAGAAGCAATGGAAAGAAGGTGGCATGTATTCACCAGCTATTGAAAAAATTATTTACTGGCTGAAAAAGGCTGAGCCATTTGCAGAAAGTGAACATCAGAAAAAGGTGATCGATCTCTTGATTCAGTTTTATCAATCCGGTGACTTGAAGAAGTTTGATGAGTACAGTATTGAATGGGCAAAAGATACTTCAGTTGTTGACTTTGTAAACGGATTTATTGAAGTCTATCACGATCCCCTGGGTTATAAAGGCAGCTGGGAATCATATGTTTCTATTAAAGATTTGGAAGCAACCAAGCGGATTAAAGCTATAGGTGATCAGGCTCAATGGTTTGAAGATCATTCATCTATAATGCCTCAGCATAAAAAGAAAAATGTAAAAGGTATTTCAGCAAAAGTCATTAATGTGCTGGTGGAAGGAGGTGATCTTGCACCCGTAACAGCTATCGGAATCAACCTTCCGAATGCAGAATGGATACGGGAAGAGTATGGCTCAAAATCGGTAAGCATCGATAATATAACAAAGGCTTATTCAGAAGATGGAAAGGCGAGCGGTGTGCTGGAAGAATTTTATTATAGTGATACCATTAAGGACCGGCTCACCAAATACGGCGCGCTCGCAGATAACCTTCATACCGACATGCATGAAGTTATAGGACATGGTTCGGGACAAATTAATTCGGGTGTTGGCTCTTTCAATGAGACCCTTAAAAATTATTCGAATACATTGGAAGAAGCCAGGGCCGATCTGGTGGCACTATATTATATCATGGATCCAAAGCTTATTGAAATAGGTGTGATGCCATCTCTTGAAGTAGGAAAAGCAGAGTACGACCGCCAGATTAATAATGGATTGATGATCCAGTTAACCCGCTTGCCGGAGCACGAGAACCAAGTTGAGGAAGCGCATATGCGCAACCGGCAGATGATTGCGCAATGGGTCTACCAGTACGGCCAACCGGAAAACGTGATCTCAAAGGTGATGAAGAATGGAAAAACATATTTTGTCATAAACGATTACAGTAAGCTCCGCGACCTGTATGGCCAGTTGCTTCGCGAAGTGCAGCGCATTAAATCAGAAGGCGATTACAATGCCGGCAGCGCATTAGTTGAAAACTATGGCGTGAAGGTAGATCCTGCTTTACATAAAGAGGTTCTTGACCGGTATACCAAATTAGGAATAGCACCTTACCGGGGATTCATACAGCCTAAATTAGTTCCTGTAATGAATGGTAACTCTGTTAGCGATGTTAAGATCGAGTACCCGATGAATTTCACACAGCAGATGCTCGAGTATGGAAAAGAGTATTCTTTTCTGCCGGTAGTGAATTAA
- a CDS encoding aryl-sulfate sulfotransferase → MKIRFLLFFLSLVIPSFCAMAQMQFVSPFPGSKMQNPDRNVIIRPGELLNTKALSPRYFSITGSLSGNHAFMMTLATDGKTINLKPSDPFTFGETVYVNVKPGIQKLNGELYSGFSYVFSIHRQYTDQEEQLISAALLKAQYETNNVVSFSENQSVNSRSNPSDYSIWTNKNPAPGQVFLSNNRGLAEQKMWIIKSNGDSVYERTSPTTGSGWTINHNGYLTAYDDSDTNSFLMYDSNYLRIDTFVAVNGYSTDLHELQIFPDGHYFLIGFDVEIMDLTTYGGQPNAQVTWNVIQEFDKADNLLFEWNSADYIDITEAPHENLTNGQIEPVHMNSIEVDTDGNLIVSSRHLDQVNKIDINTGDFIWRWGGVKNQFTFTNDPAQFNYQHDARRIANGNITLYDNNNYGTPNTSYAKEYQLDEVHKKAKLVWSYAHPLINGKDLASTATGSVQRLDNGNTLIDWGFIPLTGEFPNITEVDASNVIQWELQYENSDGIYRSSRYSWDPCARPSNSSLKATHITSTSAKLNWNASTGAVKYYLQYRKHGTVNWHGVKVSSSATSYTLMNLTPGKKFDWNIQTWCNKKGTEQSNYTAINTFTTDAAKLEDGSLNSKATLEIYPNPVTSAITLHWIANNKNQKQSKIQILNLMAQIIIEKTIMPNDGTNEYKLNVELLNKGSYLIRIVSESEHMETKFMKE, encoded by the coding sequence ATGAAAATCAGATTTTTACTCTTTTTTCTTTCCTTAGTTATTCCCAGTTTTTGTGCTATGGCCCAAATGCAATTTGTTTCACCATTTCCAGGCTCAAAGATGCAGAATCCGGACAGGAATGTTATTATAAGACCTGGTGAATTACTTAATACCAAAGCATTATCACCGCGGTATTTTTCAATTACCGGATCCCTTAGCGGTAATCACGCCTTTATGATGACATTAGCGACAGATGGTAAAACTATAAACCTCAAACCCAGCGATCCATTTACTTTTGGAGAAACAGTATATGTTAACGTAAAGCCTGGGATTCAAAAGTTAAATGGAGAATTATATTCCGGTTTCTCTTATGTTTTTTCTATCCATAGGCAGTATACCGATCAGGAAGAGCAACTGATTTCTGCTGCTTTATTAAAGGCGCAATATGAAACTAATAATGTGGTCAGTTTTTCGGAAAATCAGTCAGTAAACAGCAGAAGCAACCCTTCCGATTACTCAATCTGGACCAATAAAAATCCTGCGCCTGGTCAAGTCTTTTTAAGCAATAACAGAGGGCTCGCTGAACAAAAAATGTGGATTATAAAAAGCAACGGTGATTCAGTTTATGAACGTACCTCACCAACAACAGGATCTGGCTGGACTATAAATCATAATGGGTATTTAACTGCCTATGATGACAGTGATACAAACAGTTTTTTGATGTATGATTCCAACTACCTTAGAATAGATACGTTTGTAGCTGTGAATGGATACAGCACAGATCTTCATGAATTACAGATTTTTCCCGACGGTCACTATTTTTTAATTGGTTTTGATGTTGAAATTATGGACCTGACTACCTATGGTGGTCAGCCTAATGCTCAGGTAACCTGGAATGTAATTCAGGAATTCGATAAGGCGGACAATCTGCTGTTTGAGTGGAATAGCGCTGATTATATTGATATTACTGAGGCGCCTCACGAAAACCTGACCAATGGGCAAATTGAGCCTGTGCACATGAATTCCATTGAAGTGGATACCGATGGTAATCTCATAGTATCCAGTCGTCACCTGGATCAGGTGAATAAGATTGATATCAATACAGGTGACTTTATCTGGAGATGGGGCGGTGTTAAAAATCAATTCACATTTACAAATGACCCTGCACAATTTAACTATCAGCATGATGCACGCCGGATAGCGAATGGGAATATTACTTTATACGATAATAATAACTACGGTACACCAAATACCAGCTACGCAAAGGAGTATCAGTTAGATGAGGTGCATAAAAAAGCGAAGCTGGTATGGTCTTATGCTCATCCGCTGATTAATGGTAAAGATTTGGCAAGCACTGCCACAGGTAGTGTTCAGCGCCTTGATAATGGCAACACGCTTATCGATTGGGGATTTATACCTCTTACCGGTGAGTTTCCAAATATCACTGAAGTAGACGCGAGTAACGTTATACAATGGGAATTGCAATACGAAAACTCAGATGGCATTTATCGCTCTTCAAGATATTCATGGGATCCATGCGCCAGACCCAGTAATTCTTCTCTTAAAGCAACCCATATTACAAGCACTTCTGCTAAATTAAACTGGAATGCTTCGACAGGAGCCGTTAAATACTACCTGCAATACCGTAAGCACGGAACGGTAAACTGGCACGGAGTGAAAGTTTCCTCCTCTGCCACATCTTATACATTAATGAACTTAACACCGGGCAAAAAATTTGATTGGAACATTCAAACATGGTGTAATAAGAAAGGTACCGAACAGTCTAATTATACAGCTATTAATACCTTTACAACGGATGCTGCTAAACTGGAAGATGGTTCGCTTAATAGTAAGGCAACTTTAGAAATCTATCCAAATCCGGTAACTTCCGCCATTACACTGCATTGGATTGCTAATAATAAAAATCAAAAGCAAAGTAAGATTCAGATACTTAATCTGATGGCGCAAATTATTATTGAAAAAACAATAATGCCTAATGATGGAACGAATGAATATAAACTTAATGTAGAATTATTAAATAAAGGCTCCTATTTAATTCGCATAGTTTCTGAAAGCGAACATATGGAAACAAAATTTATGAAAGAGTGA
- a CDS encoding ATP-dependent Clp protease adaptor ClpS has product MSTETLERVKTSDTDTTGAGRVILFNDDWHTFDEVIKQLIRAIKCSIKQAEKFAWTVHETGKCNVYEGPMEECLSVSAILEEINLKTEIEFAD; this is encoded by the coding sequence ATGTCAACAGAAACTTTAGAACGGGTTAAAACTTCTGATACAGATACTACCGGGGCGGGAAGGGTAATACTATTTAATGATGACTGGCACACCTTTGATGAAGTAATAAAACAGCTTATTCGTGCTATTAAGTGTTCAATTAAGCAAGCCGAAAAATTTGCGTGGACGGTGCATGAAACAGGGAAATGTAATGTTTACGAAGGTCCTATGGAGGAGTGCCTGAGTGTAAGCGCCATTCTGGAAGAAATAAATCTTAAGACCGAAATTGAGTTTGCAGATTGA